The Diospyros lotus cultivar Yz01 chromosome 15, ASM1463336v1, whole genome shotgun sequence genome has a window encoding:
- the LOC127792157 gene encoding (-)-germacrene D synthase-like has translation MELSVPLSAVPVAQNRVAPEITRRSANFHPTVWGDHFLAYASSQVLDAKAQQQHKQLRDELRKTLSRAASADLIDAIQRLGVAYHFESEIEAALQRMHRTWHHQRLGDAGDSVYGTALTFRLLRQHGFPVSSDVFKELKGRDGQFKEFLTRDVEALLSLHEAAHLRVRGEDVLDELVAFTTAHLESSLPDLGDAHAGKVIHALNQPIRTGLTRVEARSYISLFEPKGHDDTLLLDFAKLDFNLLQKLHQKELSEITRWWKDLDVQKKLPFAKDRLVEGYFWIMGVYFEPQYELGRKMLIKVGVMISIIDDVYDAYGTLEELALFTDAIEKWHVSATHQLPEYMRPCYEALLDVYDMIEEEMAKQGRSYAVDYAKSTMKKLVRANFEDAKWFHRGYTPSMEEYMQVALITCGYEILSTNSFVGMGDLATQEAFDWVSGCPLIVRASSVICRLANDIVGHKFEQERGHVASAVECYMEQYRASEEEAVVELKKQVGEAWKDINAEMLQPTKVAMPLLVRVLNLARVINVMYSHGDGYTHSVTNVKDIITSLFVQAVPT, from the exons atggaattgTCTGTTCCTCTTTCTGCCGTTCCGGTTGCACAGAATCGTGTGGCTCCGGAGATCACCCGCCGCTCGGCCAATTTCCATCCTACTGTCTGGGGAGATCATTTCCTCGCATATGCTTCTTCCCAAGTTCTG GACGCGAAGGCACAGCAGCAACACAAGCAGCTGAGAGATGAGCTCAGGAAGACACTGTCCAGAGCTGCTTCTGCCGACTTGATCGATGCCATCCAACGCCTCGGCGTGGCTTACCATTTCGAGAGCGAGATCGAGGCAGCATTGCAGCGCATGCACCGGACCTGGCATCATCAACGGCTCGGTGACGCCGGCGATAGTGTTTACGGCACTGCTCTCACTTTCCGGCTACTCAGACAACACGGGTTTCCTGTGTCTTCTG ATGTGTTCAAGGAACTGAAGGGAAGAGACGGCCAGTTTAAGGAATTCTTAACAAGAGACGTGGAGGCACTGCTAAGCTTGCACGAGGCTGCGCATCTCAGGGTGAGGGGGGAAGACGTCTTGGATGAGCTAGTCGCCTTCACCACTGCCCATTTGGAGTCTTCCCTACCGGACCTAGGCGATGCTCATGCCGGCAAGGTGATACATGCTCTAAACCAGCCCATCCGGACGGGCCTGACAAGGGTAGAGGCAAGGAGCTATATCTCTTTGTTTGAGCCAAAAGGCCATGATGATACACTCCTCCTGGACTTTGCCAAGTTAGATTTCAACCTGTTGCAGAAGCTACACCAAAAAGAGCTCAGTGAGATCACAAG gtgGTGGAAAGATTTAGATGTGCAAAAAAAGCTGCCGTTTGCAAAAGATAGACTAGTGGAGGGCTACTTTTGGATAATGGGAGTGTATTTCGAACCCCAATATGAGCTTGGTAGAAAGATGCTAATCAAAGTGGGTGTTATGATCTCTATTATAGACGACGTATACGACGCTTATGGCACTTTGGAAGAACTTGCCCTCTTCACTGATGCAATTgaaaa GTGGCATGTTAGCGCTACACATCAACTTCCAGAGTACATGAGGCCGTGTTACGAAGCATTGCTTGATGTTTACGACATGATTGAGGAGGAGATGGCCAAGCAAGGGAGGTCTTATGCCGTCGACTATGCAAAATCAACC ATGAAGAAGCTGGTGAGGGCCAACTTTGAGGATGCCAAATGGTTCCACCGAGGCTACACTCCATCCATGGAAGAGTACATGCAAGTGGCGCTCATAACCTGTGGTTATGAGATACTTTCAACCAATTCATTTGTTGGGATGGGTGATTTGGCCACCCAAGAGGCCTTTGATTGGGTGTCAGGTTGCCCTTTAATTGTTAGGGCTTCCTCTGTTATATGTCGGCTCGCGAATGACATTGTTGGCCATAAG TTTGAGCAAGAGAGAGGGCATGTAGCCTCTGCAGTGGAATGCTACATGGAACAATATAGAGCATCAGAGGAAGAGGCAGTGGTGGAACTTAAGAAGCAAGTTGGAGAAGCATGGAAGGACATTAATGCAGAGATGTTGCAACCAACTAAAGTGGCAATGCCTCTGCTTGTACGAGTCCTCAACCTTGCCAGGGTGATAAACGTTATGTACTCGCATGGAGATGGCTACACTCATTCTGTCACCAACGTCAAAGATATTATCACCTCCTTGTTTGTTCAAGCTGTCCCAACATAA